The Rhinolophus sinicus isolate RSC01 linkage group LG07, ASM3656204v1, whole genome shotgun sequence genomic interval CACCCCACTGCCCCTCGTGTCTCGCGTCAAGACCGAGCAGCAAGAGTCGGACTCCGTGCAGTGCACGCCCGTGGCCAAGCGGCTGTGGGACAGCAGCCAGAAGGAGGCTGGGGCCAGCGGTGGCAGTGGTGGCAATGGCAGCCGCAAGATGGCCAGGTTCTCCACGCTGGACCTGGCcgccaaccggccgccccagcAGGCcctggtggcggcggcggcggcagcagcggcggcAGGGGGTGTGGTGAGCGGGCCCAGCATGTCGGAGCGGACCAGCCCAGGCACCTCGAGTGCCTACACCAGCGACAGCCCCGGCTCCTACCACaacgaggaggacgaggaggaggatgCCGGCGAGGAAGGCACGGACGAGCAGTACCGGCAGATCTGCAACATGTATACTATGTACAGCATGATGAACGTCGGCCAGAGTGGTGAGGCGCCCGCCCcacccccccgccaccccccagcCCTGTCACTCCCACCCCCGACACacacccctctctccccctcaGCTGAGAAGGTGGAGGCCCTCCCCGAGCAGGTGACCCCCGAGTCCCGGAATCGCATCCGGGTGCGGCAAGACCTGGCATCGCTCCCAGCCGAGCTCATCAACCAGATCGGTAACCGCTGCCACCCCAAGCTCTATGACGAGGGCGACCCCTCCGAGAAGCTGGAGCTGGTGGCAGGTGGGCCGGCCTCACTTCTTTCCTGAatccccttctctcccccaccAGGGGCCTCAGTGCTCTGGGCTAGCGGCCTATGGCCCAGCCTTGGGGTCCAGTGCAGCCCTGCCACCTCCTGGCCGTGTCCTGCTGCAGCCGATACCCCTCAGCACTGATACACATCAAAGATTGGCCTCTAGGTTTCCACCCTGGAGGCAGGTGTCAGCGCTGGCTCACATCGTGGCCACAGGGAGGTAGATGAGTGGCTTCTTAGGGTGGTGTGACGATGAACTGCACAGTGGTTAAGAATTTGGCCCTCAGCATTGGTGCCTGCGTGCAAGCCTCCGCTGCCTGTTCTTTCTGACACCCAGCTGGTTGTGCAGGCAAAAGCTCCACGTGTACGTGGGGGGACCGATGTGATGTAGGTGCCCCATGGACAGTGGTGCCACCATCTCTGTCCTTTCCCGAGCCCTGACAAGGCTGCCCTGGGGCCCTGGAGTTGTTGGGGAGGGGCTCTAAGAAGTGGGCCTGGCCATGTGGGGTATGTGGCAGTTTGGGGCCCCCAGCCACCCTCCGTCTCTCTCCTCCAGGCACCAACGTGTACATCACGAGGGCACAGCTCATGAACTGCCACGTCAGTGCGGGCACGCGGCACAAGGTCCTGCTGCGGCGCCTCCTTGCCTCCTTCTTTGACCGGTGAGGCCTCTAAGATCCCAGGGAGTGGGGTGTGCTGCCCCAGGCCCCCACCACAGTGGGCCTGACCTTTCAACTATGATCTCCCCCCCAGGAACACGCTGGCCAACAGCTGTGGCACTGGCATCCGCTCTTCCACCAACGACCCCAGACGCAAACCGCTGGACAGTCGCGTCCTCCATGCTGTCAAGTGTGAGTGTCCGGCCTCCTGGAGGCTgactgggctggggcctggggttCTCAGATGGCCCTTTGCTCTGGTGTGGTGGTGGCCCCTGACACACGGAGAGGGTTTGATGTCAAGGTTTCTGAGGTTGAATCTAGGCTTGTTGGGAAGAGGGCTGTGATTGGTTAGAAATTTCTttctggtgggggcaggggggcagggcACTGAAGGGAAGCCTGTGTCAGATGTGGTGGAGGAATCCTGAAACTCAGGGTGGCCATGGGAGTTAAGCAGCAGCCAGGCCCCAGCCAGTTGCCAGGAGGGTACTCCAGGTTTCCACATGGAATCTCTCACTTCCTAATTTCTGGCACATGATCCACATTTTCAAGGACCCTGGGCCACCCCACCAAGCCCACACATCCCCCTCAAGCATGGAGCTGGCTGCAAGGTGTCCGTTCTCATCtcccagggctgtcctgggcatCCTGtaggggggcaggggaggctgTGCCGTGCTGGCCCTGAGCCATCTGCTCTGCCTGCACAGACTACTGCCAGAACTTTGCCCAGAACTTCAAGGAGAGCGAGATGAATGCCATCGCGGCCGACATGTGCACCAACGCCCGCCGCGTTGTGCGGAAGAGCTGGGTCCCCAAGGTGAAGCTGCCTGAGGGTGACACCTATACGGCCTTCATCAGCGACACAGGCAAGCTTGAGCCGGACATGATGGGCGTGGAGCACAGCTTTGAAACGGCCAGCCACGACGGCGAGGCCGGGCCCTCGGCGGAGGCGCTCCAGTAACGCCCCTCAGCAGGCCCTCCGTGGGGCGGCACACTCCCCTCCTGCCGCACACTCCccctcctgtctgtctgtctgtctcacacacacacacacgcctacCATCTTGGTCACAAGCTACTGTCTGTCCCCCTAGGACCCACGGGGCAGGGGGCACTGCATGCTCCCAGCCCCTCAGCCGCCCCTGTCCCACCCCTGACCCCATTCCAAGCGGGCTGGGAGAGGACGGCAGTGGTGTGGGCTTTGTGTGGCCTTCTCTCTCTGCGCACACTTGTGCACAGTCGGGGAGCACTTGCTCCCCCTCTTAACCCCTAGCAGTtgtctccccatctccccactcAACCAGGCCTGGCAGGGGAGGGACCGGCCTGGGGCAGTCTTCTGCTCCACCCCTCACGGCAGCCCCTTGGGACTTGCGGGGGCCCCAGGGTGCTCAGGACGCTTCCTGCCACCACCTCCCAGTGCTTCCACTTTTCCAAAAGCGCCTTCCTGTCTCCCTGGCCTGTCCCTGCACCTGGAGCTGGGGTAGGCGAGGCCGTGGGGACTGCCCTTGTTACAGCTGAGGAAAACAGGCTCTGAACAGTGTCATGACTGAAGGTGGCAGGCTGTGGCGGCCGGgtgcccttctctctcccccaccctgtgCCCTGAGTTAGGGGGGCAGGTCCTGAGTTAGGAGCGCAGACCTCGGGCCTCCGGGTGGGAGGAGAGGTTTCCAGGGCTTGCAGAaacgtgtgcgtgtgcgtgtgtagTTTTGCTTTTAAACAGATGAAGATATGAGAGGCAGTAGGACCAGGGTTGGAACCCAGGGGTGCAGGCTGGGGGGCTgctgcccttccctccctcccccatccccaccccgccccatgGCAGGGCTCCCAGCCCCTACCCCtgtacatactttttaaaacatttttttagctAATGAAATACTGAAGTAtaagatttccttttatttttcaaaccagTGGGACTGTGATGTCCCCTTCGGTCCCTTGGAGCCGAGGAAGGCAGGatgggtggggggacaggggcaggctgaatgtgtgtgtgtgcggaaTGTGGGTATGTGTTTCTGAGGTGGGCCCCCAGGCCTAGCCACTGCCGGGACTCCTGTGGGTCTGGCCAGCTGCCCCCACAGGGCTGCATTTGAAGGGTGTCCCTGGTCTTGGCCTGTTGGCTGAGCCCAGCTcctggggacagggcagggccCACTCCATTGTCAGCAGTTGTTTGCAGAATTTTCTCTCTAACCATTCCTCTCTTCATAGCCTCGCCCAGTGCgagtggttttggtttttttgagaTTTACTTGTGAACCggagggttctttttttttactcccATCCCCCCATGCTGGGTGTCatttgatgtttgttttgtgtCTCTGGCCCGTGTCCTCACCACCTCTGGTCTCCTCTTCAAGTCTGACAGCTCACTGCTTCCAGAGGCAGGGGGCTGCCAGAGGGAGGTGAGGGCCACCCCAGCGGACCCTTGGAATCTGACTTGGAGGCCTCCCCCTGACCCAGCAGCCCCGCCAGCCTGTGGGGAGGGGTTCCCTCCAGCATCTGCttgttgtgggggtggggggtgttgggTCCGGCTGGGGTCCTGGCACTCCTCTTTCTGGCCTGAGTAGGGGGAGGCGAGTATATGGGGGGGAGTTGACACCCCCAGCTAAAGCACAAGCACCTTAGTCGCACCTCTCCCGCCCCCTTATCCTGGCCTTGACACCCTGCCCCAGCATCATCCCAAAGCACAATCTCCTGGTCACTTGGTGGCCCTTGGGCCACAGAGGGTGGGCCGGGGCTCCAGCCAGCCCCCACAAGGAAGCAGGAGTCCCCAGGCGCTCCCCCCTTCCAGGCCTTAGCAGGGGGCAGCTCCTGGGACTGGggtcctctccctccccaccccttgtcCTGGgcaggcccccccaccccacccctccctgccctgtccTCAGGCAGGGCCTGCCCATCCTTCATATTCCTGCAGCACTGGGTTACGTGGCAGAGACTCCTTGTTTCAGGGACCCCAGGAGGTACCCCTGGCTCCAGGGACTATGTGTTGgtctgggggtgtggggggaggggccgggcAGGGGTGCAGGGGAGGAAATTCCTCACCAGGAGAGCCAAAGACAGGGTCGTGCCTTACCCCAGGAGCCACCCCTGTGCCCgtccaccccaccctgccctgcccccctggGCAGCCTGctgcttttccttctccccctGTTGCCCTGTGCTGCTCTGAGCTGCATggtcccccccaccccgggcAGCCAGGAAGGAGCATGAATGGAGAATCACTGACCAACGCAAAAAAAAGACTGTGGGGgccccctctgcctcccctggCCGCCCCTTGTTCCCGCAGGACAGGCCACCCGCCGTGTCCGCGTGGAGTGCCAACACAGGCCCTGCTGCGGGCCGAGCCCCCCGCCCTGGCCCGTAAGTGAGATTGCACATTAACTACTGTAAGGAGGAGCGCACTGGGAAATGTGAACATGAGGACGTCAGTGATACTGATGCCGAGAATAAACTAAACGCCTTTGTAACAGCCCTGCTGCATGCTGCTCACTGGGGCAGGGAGCAGGCTGGGGAGGGCGGGAAGGGATGGTCGCTGCATACTGGCGTCCCCCATCCTTGCGCAGAGCAACAGCCCCTCTTCCCAGGGCTTTACATTGGCAGTTGCAGCAGGGTCCTGGCTCACGGTGTGCGCTGGGGAGGGAGAGCGTGGTGTTTCCAGATGGGAACACTAAGGTGCAGGCCAGGCCACCAACCACTTCCACTTACCCTTCTGGCTACCCCAGTATGGACAGACCTATGACACCCCCCAGGCTGTTCTGCATACATGTGAGCCCTAAATCCTGCCTGGGAGCCCCTCCAAAGCTAGAAGGGTAGCAGCTCCGTCAGATGGGCTGCCTGACACTGTCTTGTGGTCTGACACCCGCCCCAGCCACACATCCTGAACCCCATCCTGAGCCAGCTTGCCCATAGATTAGGAGGAACACAAAGGTGAGATGGCAAGTGTAAACTCAGCCACAAATAACTCAGTCCTGAGACTAGAAAAGGACAAAAGGTTCTATGAGTGAGAAGACATGGCTGTGCCTCAGGGCCCCATTGATTCAGGGCTGTTCCAAGCAGCTCAGGAAGGTTATTTCTGTCAGGGATCCCAGTCAAGCAAATAGAAGACCTTTGCTGCAGGTGGACACGGAGGCTGCATCTCCCCCCAGGCCAGGTGCTTCACCCCATGATGGCTAGGGGAGTGCCAGGCGTCCGTGGGGAAGATGAcatgacccttgaacaacacagctTATTcgtgcagttgaaaatccacacagcttttgactcccccaaaactactaaatagcctactgttgactgggaACCTTACTGATAATTGATGAACACATtttgtatggtgtgtgtgtatatatatatatatatcatactatattcttacaataaactagaggaaagaaaattaaaattggggcagccagttagctcagttggttagaacacggtgttcttaacaaggttgccggtttgagccccacatgggccactgtgagctgggccctccacaactagattgaaacaacttgacttggagttgatgggtcctgggaaacacttaaaattttttaaaaaaaataataaaaatcataaaagtacatttacagtattagaaataaatacatgtataaatgGACCAGCACAATTCAAACCTGTGTTCATGGGTCAACTGTACTGCAATGTACACGGTGACGGGTATGTTTCAGTAAGTAAGACCAGCCCCTTGGAGTCCTGAAGTCCAGCTTCAGAGGCAAGAAAGTAGGGGTTTTGAGGGCCAATAGCATTGCCAACAAAAATCCAGGGTGACTGCCCCATCCAACTCCCAGAAACATCTTTTAACCCCAGGAAAGCTTAGAACTAAGTGTAGAATGGATCAAGAGAACCCAACACCATAGCTTTCATGGTTTCACATGAAGAATCTATGTATTTGGTCCCTTTTTGCGATTTTTTGACATACCGATGTAATGCAATGACATCCTCATGACACAGCACTTGACAACGTGTACATGAGTGAATGAGATGCATGGTTCCCAAACATTTCGGATGATAATCTAAGGTTCACTGCGCAAGTTTACTTGGCTTACAGGAATCATTTCGTACTGAGGAAGGCTCTATGGCAAAGCCCTTAGATTTACAAATGCTGCTTGTTAAGAGTGATGCATCACAGAGGGAATGAGGGACCAGGTGTACAGTGGAATCCTGCCTTACTTAGAAGCCCCTCAGGTGACCACTGAGTTCCATGGCTCCAGAAGTTACCTACCTTGGGCACAACAGGCAGAAGGTAAGTAGGCTGAACTTCAAAAACTCAAGAATTGGCGTTTGGAATTTTCAATGGTAATAAATTTATCAGTCATGAAAACCAATAAATAAACCGGAAGTCTTTTCTGCACCCAATATTAACCAATGAAATCACTAAcagtgtacacatgtgtgtgcgcgcacacacacacaccccttagcCATAGTGAGTGCAAACACGGGGGTTAGAATTCGAGTTCCCACTCGGGGTACCCACAAGTTTCGAATCAACCACACCATATgatacaaatatgtataaaaaagGCTGGGATTTTATTTCCAAGTTGGCACATGAAGGCACAGGGGCAAATAAATGGCTTTGGGGCACTGGAAATAGAAATGGGGCAGGGTGTGTCTGAGGGCCCCCTACCTCCACTACCCCTTAAGCGCACTTGAGACAAGACCAGTGGCGAGGGATCTGGCCCATAGCCCTGAGGGTGCCACTGGCTCTGGATGAGAGTCTTGGGACAGCTCCCCAGGCATGACCCCCTCctcccagagggcagggcccTGCCAGTTCCCCCAGCACGAGGGATCAGCCCCCTGGGGAGGGCCGGGGtcagagagagaagagcaggaTGAGAACCAGGAGAAGCACCCCCAGCAGCACCACAATGGCACACCACTGTCGGCGGTCTGGGGGTGAGAGGGTCAGAAGTCATGGGGGAGGCGGTGGCACCACCCACACCCCACGCCACCCACTCCCCGAATCGCCTCCCCCAGGGGACTCACCACTCGTCATGTGGGATACTTTTGCCATCTTCCTGAGGACCCCATCCATCCGGGACTGGGTGTGGTCCATCTCATGAGCAAAGGCATCCAGCATGCTGCCAAGACCAGGATGGCGTCAGTCCCCAAAGGGTTCCCCTGTGCAGCCAGCCTCAGGCTTCCATCCCACCCCAGGGGTGCTGGCCTCACATGCCCTGCTCATCCAGCTCCTCCCCAACGCGGCCGGACATGTGTTTTAGAACCCGGATGCTGCCAGACACCATTTCCAGCTGTTGGTCCTGTTGGTCCATGATCAGCTGCAGTTTGGAGGCAAGGAACTGCTGTTGGCAGGGAGCCCTGAGCTGTCTGCAGGCTCCTCCAGACCATGGCCTTGACTACCCAGACAAACCTGCTGTGTGGCCTGCTGCTCCTCAATGTAGCGAGAGGTGGCCGAGACCACACTGGCATCCAGCAGGTCACTGGATGACTTCTGGGCAGCTGGCTTGCCTGTCAGCATCTGGCAGGGGCACAGACCACAAGTTCAGGCAGAGACGCCCAATCACCACGGAGCCAGACACAGGTTTGTGGCAAATCTAGGCAATGGTCAGTCAGTAAGGGAGTCTCTGAAGTGGGATGGCCTGGGTTCCCCAGACTCACCACTTACTAGCAAGGTAACCCCAAGGCCACATCACTTGACTTCCCTGTGtatcagtttctccatctgtaaaatgggaagctCTATAATCCCTGTTTCCTGAGGTTGGAATGAGGAAATGAATTAATTAACCAAGTGCATTTATGAATTTGGGCTCTAATCCTCTAGGCACTGCTACAGGACTCCAAGCTGGTGAGGGCCTCAGCACTCCCACCCTCCCAGGCCCCATGACGGGATGGGGAGAGACTGGTTGTTTCACAGCATTCAAAGAATGGACACACAACACAGAGGGGAAAGGTGTACAGAGAGGCAGTAGGGAGTGTGCCCACAAAAGGCATAAGCAGGTGCACACACAGGTAAGCACACCCACAGAGGGAAATGGTGTGCACAAGGCAGACAGGAAACACTTGAGAAGCCAAGTTCACATGCTCAGATGGGTCAGGTGCATACCAGAGAAAAAAAGGTAGGCTGGAAACATGTGCTGGAAACAGTAATACAGAGAGCAAAAAACAGACATCAGGTACACAGACATCAACCACCTACTCTGGGAAACCAGTAAAGACTCCCAGAAGAAGACTGAAGGGAGTATACACACAGTGAAAGTCAAGTGTGCACACTGAAAGCAGGCAGGTAGACTGCCAGGAGAACACACAGAAAGGATGGGTACTGACACATAAGGTACAGATGTACACTCGTTTCCAGGAGacaggcaaacacacacacagacacagaggtcAGGCTTGCATTCAAAGGGGAGGGTCACCCTAAAAAACCGGGTGAGGATGTGGGCTCTGGATGTCTTACCTCTCTGTTATTCCTCTCCATGAAGGCTATGGCTGCGGGACTGACCATATGGTCCTTCATTTCCTGGGGGTAAGGACAGCATCAGAAAGTAAAGACTCCCTCACCTCTCCATCCTCACTCCTTCGGAACCTCGTCTCACCTGGACTGCCTCCCGCATCCGCTCCACGAACACCTTCCTCTCCTGCAGGTCCCCAGTTGGGAGCTTGAACTTGCCTGGGTTGGCTTCCACTATACGTAGGCCGGGAGTCAAAAGTCAAGGCCAATGCCAGACACAACCCTCTCCTCTGACTCAAAGCCCTCAACCCTTCCCTGGTGTCCAGCCTCCCAGCTCCCCCTGCCACCGCAATGGGCTCTCCCAGGCCGCCCTTCAACCCGCGAGGATATCGATAGTCTCCTCCAGGTCCTCGAGGTCCCACTCAATGCTGCGCAGGCCATTCCGCAGCTCATTGGTCGTCCAGTCCAACTCCTCGCGTCCGACCGCGGCGCCCTCCTGCAGGAGTTCGCACCAGCGCTGGTACAGCCCGCGGGCAGTGTTCACCGCCTTCTGCACCTCGCTGCAGGCAGGGGCACAGCGGGTGTCTGAGGGCAGGCGGGCCTCCAGCGGCTGCACCCCCAAACGAGTGGGTTAAGgggacccccacacacacatccctcTACGTAACCCTCCCACTCAGCCACTGGACGATCCTAACTCGCGCACCCCGACAGCCGAGCCGGAACCGCCAGGCACGCTGCGGCGGGTACCCGGGCACTGGCTGGCTGGGGCCCGAgcaccctctgccctcccccatcTCTGTCACTCACCCTCGGACTACAAAAAACGGGTCTTCGAGAGACATGTCAGTCCACCCACGGCTGGAGGCCGAGCCCCCTCCCCTCTCGGCCTTGCTAGCTGGTTCCCTCCCAGCGGGGCAGACCGCGCCGCCACCCCCGCCCCCGTCACGTGACCCATGACACCATCGAGAAAGACCGCCAGTGGAGAAAGAGAGGCCTCGGAGGCCGGAAGTGCAGAACTTCCGCCCTCTCTGTGGCCATCATGGTTGTGGGCAAATATGGCTTCCTGTACGCACGCCCCGCCCCTTCGCGTCTCCGTACTTCACCGCCCTCAGCAGTGCTCTAGTTCTGTCCGTTGGGGTTTGGGTCCGATCTCGGAATATCTGGATTCGAGCCACAGCCCCTCGAATTGTTGCTGCTCAACCTATTTTCCTTCTGGGCAATGTAAATAATAACAGCCTCCCTGAAATCAAACGAGATTGTGACTGGGCTCGTTCGATTCGTAGATCCTCTTAACGGACTCCCTGAGTCTGCACCCGAATCCTATCCTGGGAGAtcttcccagcccaggggtcGAGAATGGCAGGTTTcgaatggggtgggggaggagaggtggtCGTCCTTACCTTCCCACGGGGCGGGGTGAGGCGCGGGCATTCTGTGGGAGTTCTGCTGGACTCTCCCTTTTTCCTGCGAAGGAGGGGCGCCTCGAGGTTGACTTGGGACGGCGTGGTGGTTAGTAGGAGTCCCGGAGATGCTTCTGGGGGTGGGGTCTTACTGGGTGCGAGCCTGGGGGTCGCGGGAGCGGATGTGATGGTGGCTCTGAGGACTGCCTCCAGGGGAGTCCTCTGTGCATGGGGTCTCCATCTGGGGAGGGGCCAGGAATGTCTGGGAGGGATTCATAGGGTCTCTGTCACACGGGCGTCCTGTGTGGGGTCTTCGGGAAAGCACTTTTTTGGGGGATACGGAGAAGCTATCGCCTCAGTGAGGTCCTGCACTCCCTCTGGAGGATGGGCGGGAGGTCTGGAAAAGTCCTCGGAGGGTCGCCCCCGTGTATGTCAGAGTCGCTGTGTGGGATCTCAGCCCCTGAGCTGGGGATGTTCTGGAGCCTCCGCGGACGGAATGGGGACGTTCTCAGCAGGTCGTCGCTGGATATGGCAGGAAGGATCGCTGAAAGGGGACAGTTTTTGGAGAAGTCTTTTAAAGGGGAATAATTGAGTATCCATGTGCGGAGGGAGGGACCTGAGCGTTCTCCAAGGATGCATACGAGAATCAGTTTTGGGAGGAGCAGGAATACCGGGGAGAGGGTCTTGTAGGGAGAAATAACTGTGGGGTCTCCGTGTGGGGACAGGGATGAACCTGTCTCACCCTAGTGCTGGCAAGGTCTTTATGTAGGGTCTCTGGGAGATGGCGTCAGTAGGAGCCCTGAGGTCGCCCCTACCCGCAGGTTGCTGGGCATACCTGGAGGGGCGTCACGCCTCCCAGGCCTCCCTGGAAGAAAGTGGaaccttcctctccctccctgcctacCCTGCTGGAAGCCGGTCCGGAAGCCGGGGACTCTTGCCTGCTCTAGCTGCCGGGAGAGGGAAGGGTTGTGACTGGAGGCCCAGACCCCACCCACGCACTCCCGGAAGAAGTCCTCTACTACCAGTACCGAGATCCCGGCCCCTGTCCTTATAGGGGCAGCCGGAAGCCGCTCGCGCGCCTGTCCTACGTCATTACTTCCGAATTTAGTCCAGGACGTCGCGCTGACCCAGTGGCGGGAAGTTTCTGCGCGCCAGCCCGGTAGGCGGAGCCTCCGCTTAAAGGGTCCGCGCCACTACTACATGGAGCCATGCAAACAATTTCGCATTTTTTTTGGAGGAACTTGAAATAGGATTTCTCGGAACGATAGCTCGTAGTGGAGGGTGAAGCCTATGTTTTCTATCTGCTCTATCTCTGCTTTGCTCAGTTTTCAGCCCCGCCTCCTGGGTTGCAGAGGCGGAGCACGGCCGCGTCGTTTTGCGGGGAGGCAGCCGCGTGTTCACCCGGACTTTCGTGCGGCCGGGTTCTCCGCCTTGCGAGCGCCAAGCCCACCCGTGGAGCTTGTGCCGAAGGAAACGGGGAATGATCAGTGTGCGGAGTGTAGAGATGGCAGCCCAGGCTGCGTTCATGTCTACAGGCGTCCGCCGTCCGTGGAAAGGGCAGCTTTGCCCCTGGAGTCAGCCATCGCTGTCCACTTCCTTATCACCTACGGAGAAAGGGAGTGAAGAGGCCTGGCGGACTCTAGAGAATGAGCTGAAGGCCCCAGTGGCTCCCTTTCACCGCAATAGCCCATTTATTCGTTTAGCAAACATTGGACGAGTCActctgcctcggtttccccacGTGAAGAAATCAGGTATAACTACCCTCAGCGGAGTGGAGGGTATCAATGAGatatttatgaaaggaaaacCTTTAACAGCTTCTGGCACGTAGTAACCGCTTAATAAGCGTTGGCATCGTTATTGATTCAAAAAACACTGAGACGCCTGGAACTGTGCCCACGGGGATGTATGTCTGGAACCTATGTCTTGCCGGGTGCTAAGGGAAACTGGCCACCTATGACCTACTGGGGCCTGCGAACTCTAGTAAGTGGGTGGGATTTCCTCCCTTGGGCCTGCACGCGGGCgcattggggtgggggctgagaaaGTAGACCACCCCAAGAGCTCCTTGTGAACTGGGCAACGCTCCCTCCTTTTCAGGGTTCTCGTTCCTTTCCTCCGCCGGGTATTTTCCACCCTGTGGCTTTAAGGCGTCTCTGGCCCCGGCGCTGTGGAAAGCCCGGATGCCGCGCTCTGATTGGGCGGGGCGTCTCCGTGACGTTACTCCGAGTACAAAAGGGTCCGGGTAGCGGGTCCCCGGGTTTAGCGTCCTAGCAGCGTTACGGCGGCGTAGGTTGGTGTGCAGAGAGAGGCGTGCGTGAGCGCGTAGGCTGTAGTGCACCTGTTCCTTGTACTGAGAGTCCCCGCCGCCCTCGCCGTCGAGTCGCCATGGAGGTGCAGAAGGAAGCGCAACGCATCATGACCCTGTCGGTGTGGAAGATGTACCATTCGCGCATGCAGCGCGGGGGCCTGCGGCTGCACCGAAGTCTGCAGCTGTCGCTGGTCATGCGGAGCGCCCGGGAGCTCTACCTCTCCGCCAAAGTGGAAGCCCACGAGCAGACCGAGGTGCCCTCGCTGCCCGCCCGCTCCCCAGATCCTCGCCTGCACCCGCTACGGGAAG includes:
- the NACC1 gene encoding nucleus accumbens-associated protein 1; this encodes MAQTLQMEIPNFGNSILECLNEQRLQGLYCDVSVVVKGHAFKAHRAVLAASSSYFRDLFNSSRSAVVELPAAVQPQSFQQILSFCYTGRLSMNMGDQFLLMYTAGFLQIQEIMEKGTEFFLKVSSPSCDSQGLHAEEAPSSEPQSPVAQTSSWMACSTPLPLVSRVKTEQQESDSVQCTPVAKRLWDSSQKEAGASGGSGGNGSRKMARFSTLDLAANRPPQQALVAAAAAAAAAGGVVSGPSMSERTSPGTSSAYTSDSPGSYHNEEDEEEDAGEEGTDEQYRQICNMYTMYSMMNVGQSAEKVEALPEQVTPESRNRIRVRQDLASLPAELINQIGNRCHPKLYDEGDPSEKLELVAGTNVYITRAQLMNCHVSAGTRHKVLLRRLLASFFDRNTLANSCGTGIRSSTNDPRRKPLDSRVLHAVKYYCQNFAQNFKESEMNAIAADMCTNARRVVRKSWVPKVKLPEGDTYTAFISDTGKLEPDMMGVEHSFETASHDGEAGPSAEALQ
- the STX10 gene encoding syntaxin-10 isoform X1, which encodes MSLEDPFFVVRGEVQKAVNTARGLYQRWCELLQEGAAVGREELDWTTNELRNGLRSIEWDLEDLEETIGIVEANPGKFKLPTGDLQERKVFVERMREAVQEMKDHMVSPAAIAFMERNNREMLTGKPAAQKSSSDLLDASVVSATSRYIEEQQATQQLIMDQQDQQLEMVSGSIRVLKHMSGRVGEELDEQGIMLDAFAHEMDHTQSRMDGVLRKMAKVSHMTSDRRQWCAIVVLLGVLLLVLILLFSL
- the STX10 gene encoding syntaxin-10 isoform X2; this encodes MSLEDPFFVVRGEVQKAVNTARGLYQRWCELLQEGAAVGREELDWTTNELRNGLRSIEWDLEDLEETIGIVEANPGKFKLPTGDLQERKVFVERMREAVQEMKDHMVSPAAIAFMERNNREMLTGKPAAQKSSSDLLDASVVSATSRYIEEQQATQQLIMDQQDQQLEMVSGSIRVLKHMSGRVGEELDEQACWMPLLMRWTTPSPGWMGSSGRWQKYPT